A genomic region of Antennarius striatus isolate MH-2024 chromosome 16, ASM4005453v1, whole genome shotgun sequence contains the following coding sequences:
- the LOC137609394 gene encoding immunoglobulin lambda-1 light chain-like, whose amino-acid sequence MLVTLCSLISALTCVSGVTVVTQTPPVVTVRKGETVTMNCNLGTVTDAAARWYKQSPGGVPQWVLSFYHGWSSVSYNSGFSAPKFTSTHQSRSDYRLIISDVEEGDSAVYYCKTWDSSDQDVVFGHGTKLIVTSSSFSPPVLTLFPPSTAELQSNKATLVCLSSQSVPFADVNWLVGGTPVSSGISTSTAVQQPDQTFQISSSLTVQTSDWNMDKVYTCKVSLGSQTSEESIKKSNCVKE is encoded by the exons ATGCTGGTGACGCTCTGCTCTCTCATCTCTGCTCTAACCT GTGTGAGTGGTGTGACGGTGGTGACACAGACGCCTCCTGTTGTGACCGTCAGGAAGGGAGAGACGGTCACCATGAATTGTAACCTGGGGACGGTTACTGATGCAGCTGCGAGATGGTATAAACAGAGTCCAGGAGGAGTCCCTCAGTGGGTGCTGAGCTTCTATCATGGCTGGAGCTCTGTATCGTACAACTCTGGGTTTTCAGCCCCAAAATTCACTTCTACTCATCAGTCACGTTCAGATTATCGTTTGATCATCAGTGATGTAGAGGAGGGAGATTCTGCAGTCTATTACTGTAAGACATGGGACAGCTCT gatcagga TGTGGTATTCGGACATGGCACCAAGCTGATTGTGACAA GCTCCagcttctctcctcctgtcctgACGCTCTTCCCTCCATCCACTGCTGAGCTCCAGTCCAACAAAGCCactctggtctgtctgtccagtcAGTCTGTGCCTTTTGCAGACGTgaactggttggttggtgggaCTCCAGTGAGCAGTGGGATCTCTACCAGCACCGCTGTTCAGCAACCGGACCAGACTTTCCAGATCAGCAGCTCTCTGACTGTCCAGACATCAGACTGGAACATGGATAAAGTTTACACATGTAAAGTGTCTCTGGGCTCCCAGACCTCAGAGGAAAGCATCAAAAAATCAAACTGTGTAAAAGAATAA
- the LOC137609393 gene encoding immunoglobulin lambda-1 light chain-like has translation MLVTLCSLISALTCVSGVTVVTQTPPVVTVRKGETVTMDCNLGTVTDREVHWYKQSPGGVPQYVLRFYHSYSSVYYGSGFSAPKFTSTHQSHSDYRLIIIDVEEGDSAVYYCGTWDGSVNQYAIGQGTKLIVTSSSFSPPVLTLFPPSTAELQSNKATLVCLSSQSVPFADVNWLVGGTPVSSGISTSTAVQQPDQTFQISSSLTVQTSDWNMDKVYTCKVSLGSQTSEESIKKSNCVKE, from the exons ATGCTGGTGACGCTCTGCTCTCTCATCTCTGCTCTAACCT GTGTGAGTGGTGTGACGGTGGTGACACAGACGCCTCCTGTTGTGACCGTCAGGAAAGGAGAGACGGTCACCATGGATTGTAACCTGGGGACGGTTACTGATAGAGAAGTACACTGGTATAAACAGAGTCCAGGAGGAGTCCCTCAGTATGTGCTGAGGTTTTATCACAGCTATAGCTCTGTGTACTACGGCTCTGGGTTTTCAGCCCCAAAATTCACTTCCACTCATCAGTCACATTCAGATTATCGTTTGATCATCATTGATGTAGAGGAGGGAGATTCTGCAGTCTATTACTGTGGCACATGGGACGGCTCTGTTAACCAGTACGCAA TCGGACAAGGCACCAAGCTGATTGTGACAA GCTCCagcttctctcctcctgtcctgACGCTCTTCCCTCCATCCACTGCTGAGCTCCAGTCCAACAAAGCCactctggtctgtctgtccagtcAGTCTGTGCCTTTTGCAGACGTgaactggttggttggtgggaCTCCAGTGAGCAGTGGGATCTCTACCAGCACCGCTGTTCAGCAACCGGACCAGACTTTCCAGATCAGCAGCTCTCTGACCGTCCAGACATCAGACTGGAACATGGATAAGGTTTACACATGTAAAGTGTCTCTGGGCTCCCAGACCTCAGAGGAAAGCATCAAAAAATCAAACTGTGTAAAAGAATAA